A portion of the Maylandia zebra isolate NMK-2024a linkage group LG9, Mzebra_GT3a, whole genome shotgun sequence genome contains these proteins:
- the LOC143420371 gene encoding uncharacterized protein LOC143420371: MSSTQEDQHGARSQRSQEADKPHRRKREKKHTCDKCGKEFARKSTLKQHQVIHTGERPFSCDLCGKSFSWKRSLKQHQLIHSGVKAHSCDQCGRAFTHSSSLQKHLVTHSGIKAYSCDICGKTFSQIRNRNRHVRIHTGHDVYSCEQCGKPFITHTKLQQHMFTHTEERPYKCDLCEKTFKSPHDLRRHQQIHTRKRLYKCSYCEKQSDTDGSSSQPCHQCGKGFHCDLCGKTFSQRCALKRHQRRHTGEELKNCKECGRSFPTSHHLKEHELIHSGVKKHLCDQCGSSFITAGQLKKHKRVHTGEKPYKCRHCDKSFTHSGNRNIHERTHMEGNYSCDQCDKSFRNLSSYSEHKRSHVTNKLFHCYQCAKTFNSLSALCKHQRDHSGLKSLPSQDHSNSEETERSFSSLRVKLKILEIGLHRVQM; this comes from the exons atgagctcaacacaggaG gaccaacatggagcgagaagtcagcgctctcaggaggccgacaaacctcacagaagaaagagagagaaaaaacacacctgtgacaagTGTGGGAAGGAGTTTGCTAGGAAGTCtacactaaaacagcatcaggtcatccacactggagagagaccgttcagctgtgacttgtgtggaaagtctttttcctggaagcgttccctaaaacaacaccaactcatccacagtggagttaaagcacacagctgtgatcagtgtggcagagcttttactcacagtagcagcttacagaagcatctagttacccactctggaattaaggcatacagctgtgacatctgtggcaaaactttcagccagataCGGAATCGAAATAGACACGTACGCATTCACACCGGACATGATGTGTacagctgtgaacagtgtggcaaaccgTTTATAACACATACAaagttacaacaacacatgtttacccacactgaggagagaccttataaatgtgacctgtgtgagaagacttttaaatctccacatgacctgagacgacaccaacagatccacaccagaaagagactctacaagtgcagttactgtgag aagcagagcgacacagatggatccagttctcaaccctgtcatcaatGTGGGAAAGGGTTTCAttgtgacctttgtggaaaaactttcagtcaacGATGCGCCCTAAAaagacatcaacgtagacacactggagaagaactgaaaaactgcaaagaatgtgggagaagcttccctACATCACATCACTTAAAagaacatgaactgattcacagtggggttaaaaagcacctctgtgatcagtgtgggtcatcttTCATTACTGCAGGTCagcttaaaaaacacaaacgtgtccacacaggagagaaaccatacaagtgcagacactgtgacaaaagcttcaCACATTCAGGTAatcgtaacattcatgaacgtacacacatggaaggaaactacagctgtgaccagtgtgacaagagcttcaggaatctcagttcatactccgaacacaaacgatcccacgttactaataaactgtttcactgttaccaatgtgccaaaacattcaattcattatctgctctgtgcaaacatcaacgtgatcactcagggctgaaatcactcccatcacagGATCACAGTAACTctgaagagacagaaagatcctTTTCTAGTTTGAGGGTCAAACTTAAAATCCTTGAGAtcgggctccacagagttcagatgtaA